Proteins co-encoded in one Artemia franciscana unplaced genomic scaffold, ASM3288406v1 Scaffold_1163, whole genome shotgun sequence genomic window:
- the LOC136042353 gene encoding uncharacterized protein LOC136042353 encodes MLIPSKLLSIIILQRLQQKLDQCLRDEQHGFQPGGSCADLIFTLRMLVDDSKEWNKKLYLLFIDLEKAFDSVDREILWKILKYYGIPPRILELIIALYKETECCVRTENGVTRYFKIKTGVKQGCVLSPLIFTIVMD; translated from the coding sequence ATGTTGATACCTAGTAAACTTTTGTCAATTATTATACTACAACGCCTACAGCAGAAACTGGACCAATGTCTTCGTGATGAACAACACGGCTTCCAACCTGGAGGATCATGTGCAGACCTAATTTTCACGCTGAGAATGCTGGTTGACGACTCAAAGGAATGGAATAAAAAGCTATATCTTCTTTTCATTGACCTAGAAAAGGCCTTTGACTCGGTCGACCGAGAAATCTTATGGAAAATCCTCAAATACTATGGAATACCCCCCAGGATATTAGAACTGATTATCGCCCTGTACAAAGAAACAGAATGCTGTGTTCGAACAGAAAACGGAGTTActagatacttcaaaatcaaGACTGGTGTCAAGCAAGGATGTGTATTATCACCACTTATATTTACAATAGTTATGGACTAA